The Melanotaenia boesemani isolate fMelBoe1 chromosome 12, fMelBoe1.pri, whole genome shotgun sequence genome contains the following window.
atgacaccaaaggtgtgtcccaattcagggtagGCACACTTTGAAGTGCGGATTCATTGGCTACATACATCATTGTGGTGCGCAaagcactgtcccaattcacagaatttgaaggagaCCAATTTTCATGAGTTatacagttattttaaattaagaatGCCGCCAGATGCTGAAAAATGTACAAGTTGGGATCGATAAATCTAACACAAGTTCACCGAAAAGTCTGTTTTCTATTTGGTTCTATCTTTGGATTTTCCCCAGTCAGGAATAGGAACTATAGAAAACACTATAGTAtcattctttaaaataaaattaattaaatcatgCATCAATATGCAAGTGCACCAAGATGGGCCTAAAACATGGATCACTCACAACAAGCAAGCAACAGTCTAGAAGTTAAAAGTTACCTtgcagaattcatgcataggcgcaagagaaaaaagtttttacccTGGATTTAAAAGATTATAGTGAACGATTAATCACCACTGAGAATTTGtcccacttgtttgcagcattaaCAGCTAAACCTTGCTTCTCCATGttaagtctggactctggtctggactagctgaccttatctttggatctaagagctctgctaggtttatattctctgaacatatcacagatggattctgggcctaaaccgttctgggatttgttaATTAGCATTAGTCAAAAAACCTACTACAACATTTCCCCCTGtgataaataaagtaatttctatttattttattttattctgtggggttttaaaatcagcataaactggaaaccagtgtaaagatgttaaaactggttTGATGTGTTTAAAGTGATCACTtggtcctggttaaaactcttgCAGCAGCATCTGtatgagctgcagctgtttaaTGCTCCATATGCGAAGTCCCATTAAAAGACCAGGGCAGTAATCCAGTCTAATGGAGGTGAAAGCATGAATAAGTTTCTACTGGTTTTTctggagcatatacaagttgaacagaagaggtccaaaaactgacccctgggggactccacaagtcatcgCACCTTGTTCAGATTTACAGCTGCCAATCATAGcaaaataacattaatattCCTTTAAAGCTTATTAGCTACAATATGACTGAGAGAATTTCCACCTTGGATCATTtacaggagaaacaaaaacacagatgtgGAAGGGATGAAGACACTAAGCACAGatactttttattaaatgtgcaATGAAAGTTATCTGAAACACAAAGAGACTCTCTATGAGTCGTAAACTCGTCGTATAGACCCCACGTTGGGGTTCATGGCACCCCAATCTGTGAAGCGACAGAACTCTCCTTTCTCCAGTAGATACTGCCCTCCGCGGTAGTTGGGAAGTTCGAAGAAGACCCAGGCACCGTCATGCACCTGGGCAGAGTGGATCTCCCGGAGGTTCCAGCGGTCAGGAAGGTTGTTGATGTCTTCAATGCACTCCAGCATCTGACCGCTGAACTCAGGGCACTCATAAACGTGAACCCTGAACACACCAGACAGCTGTAACGCAAACAGAGAGTCGGGATTATCTGCACTCCAGAGCGAGCCTGCAGGTAACAGCTGAATGGCAAACAAATACGACTTAATGCTGGCTTTTTAATGAAAGCCCTGTTTTATTTagcagataaagaaaatattatctttctttcatgtttttgcaTATTATGTCTCTTAATTTACATAAGATTTTTGAGGGATATGTGTGATGTGAGGCTCAAATAGATCATATTTTCATTCTTACATAATCCTGCACATCATTGAATTTATTAGGCAAGTAATGAACTTGCCAATGACTAATCCCTCCAACTAGAGTTTgacttttttgcatttaaacaaGACTAGAAACAGAAATCTACATTCATAACCAGAAATACAGGTTTCCATTAGTTAACACCATTCAGTATTGTAAGATCAACACAAAATCTGTTCGATTTGCCAGGTGCTTGAATTGATGCTCATTATATTGGTAGAGTTTGGTTATGAATGAAAAACACTGGTAACAAGGTACCAAAGTTTTAACCAGGTGCATGTAAAGGTGCACGTATGCCAGGGGTGTTTCGCTTTGTTCCTCCAGGGCAGCAGCCCTGAAGGTTTTCCATAAtttcctgctctaacacacctgattcaaattaaatgactcTCCTGAAAGCttcttgtcaagttctgcccaaatATGTCGACCCTGATCTGattcaggtgctgcagcaggaaacatccaagaCCTGCCGGATAGCAGCCCTCATGGAGCTACTGTGAACATCCCTGATGTATGCAGACAGACcaaaagaatttttttcatCACTCACATTTCGAATCATCCGGCACGATCTGATGCTGTCATTGTAGCCCAACCAGCGCTGGTAATCTGGGTACTCGCCCCTGGTAAGGACGTACTGGTAGCCCAGGTAGTTAGGCCTCTCGTACAGGACCCAGGCCCCGTTCTCCACTCGAACAGAGTTGCATCGCCTGAAGTGGGTGTTTAGCTCAGGGCAGTCGGTGCCGCATTCGTAATAACGACCTTCGAAGTTTTTATCTTCGTAAAACACAATCTGTAAGAGGACATTGGCTGTTAGGTGCATAGTATTCCATACTGTATCTGTGTGTTAGCTAACACTCCAGACATTAGTGCTCTTGGATTCATCCAGCTGCTATACCTGCATAAAAACATGaggtttttaagaaaaacaaagctatgAATAAAGCAATTCAAATGTAAAGTTACAAAAGAGGCAGAGATTTCAAGCAAAAGCATAAAgaccaaaaatatttttgattgtTCATTGGTTGCTTGCTTCTTATAAGGAGGTCTGTCTACCTTTCCCATGCGCTCCATGTCTGTTTATCTCAACTTTACATACACAATTTTGCCCGCAGGCCTGCACCAGATTTATATATACAGTGTATGTGGGCACACTGAAATGCACTGCCAGGGGCATCATTGTAATTTAATTTGCCTCAGCATTTATATCTGCACAATGGCTGATGCTGCAGTTGTTTTAAAACTGCTCAGCTTTATGGTGTTTACTCACTATTGCAGCAGCTGACCTTTTGATTCGTCAATCCCTGATTCCAGAAACTATTTATCAATCTAATTAAATTGGCTCCCGTGCAGCTGCTACTGAGGCTGATGTGGTTAAGTTGGCTTGTGGCCACGTAGCGCTGTGGAACAGGGTTTAACTGGGTGGGGGCTGGAGACGAACAGGTGAACTCATGGTGCCATGCTCCACCCTCTATCTACAGTGATGTGGGGGGAAAAACCCTGTTAGGATTAAGCCAATCTCATATATATAACAACACAAGACATATCACACTGTGTTATTATTTagtgaacaaaaactaaactaaaagtgaGAATTCGTGTGAAAAACTGCATCCACTTCATGATTCAGCAGTTTGAAGAGGCTCCTGTAGGAACAATAAGAGAAAGTAATGGTTTCCTGGATGATGTTCTCAGTCTCCCTCATGGTTGTGAAGTAATTTTGCTTCACTCTTCTTTCCTTTGTTGCTTCAGTTAATTGGTTTCTATAGCTCTCTTAAGGTCCCACCAGAgaatttcagtcaggttgaggtctggactttgacaggatcatgtcaacaccttgattcttttctttgtcagtCATTCTGGTGACTGAAAGAGTGGTGgtcatctgctgctgtgtttaggaacattgtcctgttgcataagacagtttcagccaagctttagctgtcacaCGAAGACACAGCAAACAGAccaataccactggaaaccacaggggcagtgttgagcagtttAGCTGATGTGCAACCagcgaaaggaacaaagaagaagccattaTGTAATTATtggctgcacagaccaccaCCATCTGCTATGCtgccttttctgtttctttctgagAATCTTCTGAGACATTTCACGATCTCCTTCactgtcaccatgtttgctgTGGTCTGACCTAATGTCTGAACGCCGaggtgaactctgcactgccctctggtagAATTATAGTCTAACAGCCATGCCAATGTAAAGGATGCATGGGAGCAGGGAAgtttcctggacctgggaacattGGGGGATGAGTCCACATCCTCATAGAGGAATCTCGGTGAACCATTGCAGTAAAAAcggctttttatttaagctttcttgagcattgtgtcagcttgtttaaagccaaatactgcaATATGTGCttcaatatgtatttattttcaagcttAAATGTGACAGTGAAAACTagatctctaaaatcagtattaaatttgtacttttccagacatcggttgtttatctccacaacttgttctttagtgcacatctttTGCAACAAAATTAACGTGAACTCTTTTCAATCACttgcaattttcagaataaagatcatgctgTAGTATTTATTGTACCTCTCTATCATCTGATCTGTCTCTTCCTCCAAGTCCTCCAAGCAAGTTACAAGTGATGAAGCCTCTAGTTCCCTACTTGGAACTACAggcttcatcacttgttttccttccatcatttcccttctttccttctttcacgtgctgttttctatctttaccattactactttCTCAGTAATATAGCctagtttaaactagtggtatactctgatttttccttgcctgtcctggagcaaaacacacatacacgaaccaccaacctcattaatgGCTTAAGGTGAAATGTTCGGGGCTAGAGCCGGGAATACCCAG
Protein-coding sequences here:
- the LOC121650572 gene encoding gamma-crystallin M2-like; the encoded protein is MERMGKIVFYEDKNFEGRYYECGTDCPELNTHFRRCNSVRVENGAWVLYERPNYLGYQYVLTRGEYPDYQRWLGYNDSIRSCRMIRNLSGVFRVHVYECPEFSGQMLECIEDINNLPDRWNLREIHSAQVHDGAWVFFELPNYRGGQYLLEKGEFCRFTDWGAMNPNVGSIRRVYDS